One genomic region from Drosophila busckii strain San Diego stock center, stock number 13000-0081.31 chromosome 3R, ASM1175060v1, whole genome shotgun sequence encodes:
- the LOC108601558 gene encoding serine protease snake — protein sequence MCLSECLSKTDAAATTRLRHRNRHNLKTFELINYQTTKYTLTELWPQTAAAGAAREESEQNGDLAESFLKFDDVDDKERSAQSLQEGSFCRRSFDGRSGYCILAYQCLHVIREYRVHGTRIDICTHRNNVPVICCPLADKHVQTQRISAIKCKEYHSEVKGLPLGDAARRFSGKQCVPSVPLIVGGQPTRHALYPHMTALGWTQSDGDIKWGCGGSLVSDIYVLTAAHCATSGSKPPDMVRLGAQQLNVTSSWQQDIKILIIILHPKYRSSSYYHDIALLKLTKRAQLSQHVNPACLWQVPELHIKSVVATGWGRTEFLGAKSHTLRQVELDMVSQQRCKQIYRKERRLPSGIVDSQFCAGYLPGGKDTCQGDSGGPLHAVLPENNCVAFVVGITSFGKFCAAPNAPGVYTKLYSYLDWVEKIVFKKL from the exons ATGTGCCTCTCGGAGTGTTTGTCCAAAACTGATGCGGCGGCGACGACCCGACTCCGACACAGGAATCGCCACAACTtgaaa ACCTTTGAGTTAATCAACtatcaaacaacaaaatacacactGACTGAGCTTTGGccgcaaacagcagctgctggagctgccaGAGAGGAATCGGAGCAAAACGGCGATTTGGCTGAAAGTTTTTTGAAATTCGACGACGTCGACGATAAAGAGAGATCAGCGCAGTCGTTGCAGGAGGGCTCGTTCTGTCGACGCAGCTTTGACGGACGCAGCGGCTACTGTATACTGGCTTATCAGTGTTTGCATGTGATACGCGAATATCGCGTGCACGGCACTCGCATTGATATTTGCACACACCGCAATAACGTGCCCGTTATCTGTTGCCCATTAGCAGATAAGCATGTGCAGACGCAGCGGATTAGTGCCATTA AATGCAAGGAGTACCATAGCGAAGTAAAAGGTCTGCCGCTGGGCGATGCGGCACGTCGGTTTTCCGGAAAACAGTGCGTGCCAAGCGTGCCTTTAATAGTGGGTGGCCAGCCCACACGGCATGCCCTGTATCCACACATGACGGCTTTGGGTTGGACACAGTCAGACGGCGACATTAAGTGGGGCTGCGGCGGCTCTTTAGTCAGCGATATCTATGTGCTCACTGCGGCACACTGTGCCACCTCGGGTAG CAAACCGCCGGATATGGTGCGCCTGGGCGCACAGCAGCTGAATGTGACGAGCAGCTGGCAGCAGGACATTAAGATACTCATTATCATCTTGCATCCAAAGTATCGTTCATCCTCTTACTACCATGACATTGCCTTGCTGAAGCTCACCAAGCGTGCTCAGCTGTCGCAGCATGTGAATCCTGCCTGCCTCTGGCAAGTGCCTGAGCTGCATATCAAAAGCGTTGTAGCCACCGGCTGGGGACGCACTGAGTTTCTAGGCGCCAAATCGCATACGCTGCGCCAGGTGGAACTGGACATGGTCAGTCAGCAGCGTTGCAAGCAAATCTATCGCAAAGAGCGACGCCTGCCCAGCGGCATCGTTGACTCACAGTTCTGCGCGGGCTACTTGCCCGGCGGCAAGGACACTTGCCAAGGTGACTCCGGCGGTCCTTTGCATGCAGTGCTGCCGGAAAACAATTGTGTTGCCTTTGTCGTGGGCATTACATCTTTTGGGAAATTCTGCGCCGCGCCCAATGCTCCTGGTGTCTATACAAAGCTCTACTCATACTTGGACTGGGTGGAGAAGATTGTGTTCAAAAAGCTTTAA
- the LOC108604835 gene encoding protein tipE, whose translation MRSGSSELLLEQQQQELRLRKIRELAPKKKNGNRRFRSWRERARFYGTSTLAFFSVTAGASLLFLVPLYVDPAISTLSHDFVEHPTLCTTTRREDLVGIFNCSWSSCREGCTSDLYRCVHIYVTFIEANITIPENMTDYSNYTADWEQSDEATLLVNIKGCGYPPTVTCKNFNSFYGVEGATYPCFYSRKNKTVVLTSYKHDDQVAMIIHFFVVPFVITVISSIALCIMHCDCRCKKDRSHRRNRPQCRRPRIENLSDTSISTRVDMLTPAIEVYKPPL comes from the coding sequence ATGAGGAGTGGCAGTTCGGAATTACTActcgagcagcaacaacaagagctacGGTTACGTAAAATCCGAGAACTGGctccaaaaaagaaaaatggcAATCGGCGCTTTCGTTCGTGGCGGGAACGTGCGCGTTTCTATGGCACCTCAACACTCGCCTTCTTCTCGGTGACGGCCGGCGCCTCGCTGCTGTTTCTGGTGCCGCTCTACGTGGATCCGGCCATATCGACGCTAAGCCACGATTTTGTTGAACATCCCACGTTGTGCACAACAACGCGTCGCGAAGATCTCGTTGGTATATTCAACTGCTCGTGGAGTTCGTGTCGCGAGGGCTGCACCTCAGATCTGTATCGTTGTGTTCATATCTATGTGACGTTTATCGAGGCAAACATAACGATACCAGAGAATATGACCGATTATAGTAATTACACCGCCGACTGGGAGCAATCCGACGAGGCCACGCTGCTCGTCAACATTAAGGGGTGCGGCTATCCGCCCACAGTAACGTGTAAAAATTTCAACTCATTCTACGGCGTCGAAGGCGCCACATACCCGTGCTTCTATtcgcgcaaaaacaaaaccgtCGTCCTAACATCCTACAAACACGACGATCAGGTGGCCAtgataatacatttttttgtggtGCCCTTTGTGATAACGGTCATCTCATCCATCGCATTGTGCATTATGCATTGCGATTGCCGCTGCAAAAAGGATCGCAGCCATCGACGCAATCGTCCACAGTGCAGAAGGCCACGCATCGAGAATCTGAG
- the LOC108604834 gene encoding mitochondrial sodium/calcium exchanger protein encodes MNSTAFNESYDPNGMDLEFESFFEQVSCFIVTQLPYDKRCSFVKKAANCNDNTNFVAYIKIMFCDYNCKNKFQELVFMSILVLFCLEMVLWLGIVVNIFYSPPLKVISQLCHMNEHLAGVTFLAFGNSTPNMLSDLFEYEDEAPVIPGVMSASLFISMFTGGLICYLRPFKMNQHATVRDLLFFLLGATTLDFFMSNDNMLTKTECWIMFSIYGTYLIVNIVDVQLMRKAMKRIIIEIEVLEHEMETPARQKKIMALRKKYKYFAEDERVDILQTAAGRLIESNDAQSDSSKFTFTTTRATTYRRQSVNVEANRTHAVDPTKSKNHRLFREFFESINPIDCHKWRREGIFIRTFYIAQAPIMFICALYIPVVDYERPKHGWSKLLNCLQIVLNPALTLTVGQVFIFRKKTTIWYKRVLYTYKYGAYSCVITVPVAIIVFIQSRTNVPPYYHWVFTIMNISGCLCMIYQSAAEIAVILDIIGGILEVPSDFMAITVGSMTNGLSDLVTNVVMALHGYEKMAYAAAIGSSFFNMIISTSLLYVIKNYTGYSVTLFTKYGINAYTFLLLGLAMTVFWAYMLNFQARRSVGIFCMAIYAMFLLFTVLIEKSFIHSYSKDPIIDDTYSGK; translated from the exons ATGAACTCCACGGCATTTAACGAATCTTATGATCCTAATGGTATGGACTTGGAGTTTGAGAGTTTCTTTGAACAAGTCAGCTGCTTTATTGTGACTCAATTGCCCTATGATAAGCGCTGTAGCTTCGTAAAGAAGGCCGCCAACTGCAACGATAACACCAATTTCGTGGCCTATATAAAAATCATGTTCTGCGACTATAACTGCAAGAACAAGTTCCAGGAGCTGGTTTTCATGAGTATTCTGGTGCTGTTTTGCTTGGAGATGGTTCTCTGGCTGGGCATTGTGGTAAATATTTTCTACAGTCCGCCATTGAAGGTAATTTCACAGCTGTGCCACATGAATGAGCACTTGGCTGGCGTGACGTTCTTGGCATTTGGCAATAGCACGCCGAATATGCTGAGCGATCTGTTTGAGTACGAGGACGAAGCGCCTGTCATACCAGGTGTGATGTCAGCGAGCTTGTTCATTTCGATGTTTACTGGTGGTCTTATTTGCTATCTTCGGCCATTTAAAATGAATCAGCATGCGACGGTGCGCGATTTACTCTTCTTCTTATTGGGCGCCACCACACTGGACTTCTTTATGAGCAATGATAATATGCTAACCAAAACTGAGTGCTGGATAATGTTCTCCATATATGGCACGTATCTGATTGTCAATATAGTCGATGTGCAGCTCATGCGCAAAGCTATGAAGC gtataataattgaaatcgAAGTGCTGGAACATGAAATGGAAACGCCAGCGAGACAGAAGAAGATCATGGCTTTAcgtaaaaagtataaatattttgctgagGATGAGCGCGTGGACATATTGCAAACAGCTGCGGGTAGACTTATCGAATCAAATGACGCGCAATCGGATAGTTCAAAATTCACTTTTACCACAACTAGAGCGACAACTTATCGGCGACAAAGCGTTAATGTCGAAGCCAATCGTACGCATGCGGTTGATCCCACAAAGTCCAAGAATCATCGTCTTTTCCGAGAGTTCTTCGAATCCATCAATCCCATTGATTGTCACAAATGGCGTAGAGAAGGCATTTTTATACGCACCTTCTACATTGCCCAAGCACCCATCATGTTCATCTGTGCTCTCTACATACCCGTGGTGGACTACGAAAGGCCCAAGCATGGCTGGAGTAAGCTGCTCaattgcttacaaattgtGCTGAATCCAGCACTGACGCTCACTGTGGGTCAAGTGTTTATATTTCGCAAAAAGACAACAATCTGGTACAAGAGAGTGCTGTACACTTATAAATACGGCGCCTACTCCTGCGTCATAACCGTACCGGTTGCCATTATTGTCTTTATCCAATCGCGCACCAATGTTCCGCCGTACTATCACTGGGTGTTCACCATTATGAACATAAGTGGCTGCTTGTGCATGATATATCAAAGTGCTGCCGAGATTGCAGTTATTCTGGATATCATTGGCGGCATATTGGAAGTTCCAAGTGATTTTATGGCCATCACAGTGGGTTCCATGACCAATGGACTGAGTGATTTGGTTACCAATGTTGTCATGGCCCTGCATGGCTATGAAAAAATGGCATATGCCGCCGCTATTGGTAGCTCGTTTTTCAATATGATTATTAGCACTTCGCTGCTGTATGTTATTAAGAACTACACGGGCTATTCAGTGACATTGTTCACTAAGTATGGCATTAATGCGTATACGTTCCTCCTACTCGGCCTCGCCATGACGGTTTTCTGGGCATATATGTTAAACTTTCAGGCGCGTCGTTCCGTTGGCATTTTCTGCATGGCCATCTACGCTATGTTTCTATTGTTTACTGTGCTCATAGAGAAAAGCTTTATACACTCCTACAGCAAGGATCCTATTATCGATGATACGTACAGTGGTAAATAG